The Gemmatimonadaceae bacterium genome contains a region encoding:
- a CDS encoding XdhC family protein translates to MPNAFGLIDPNDPELRDEQAVALATLVGGSGGGSGKKIGAKMIVGRSGRIIGGVTIGGCVDAQVVEAADALMTDGGAGQRLLSISLDDDEAFEIGLTCGGTLDVLLTRVIPSSESDPTVAAHRRALELLEAGEAAVIVTPLDAPAETQTLPASEIPDAGTDSRVFLDRVAPPLTLVIVGAGQIAMTLTRLARELDMRTVVVDGRDRYATAARFPDAGEIRVGMPSEIVAELAPGKNAAVVLVAHDYKYELPVLRQVLRSPVGYIGLLGSRKRGAAVRDLLAAEGFTANELARVHTPIGLDLGGKRPEEVALSILAEVVAVRNGKRP, encoded by the coding sequence ATGCCCAATGCGTTTGGACTGATCGATCCGAATGACCCGGAGCTGCGCGACGAACAGGCGGTCGCGCTGGCGACGCTCGTCGGCGGGTCGGGCGGCGGATCTGGGAAGAAGATCGGCGCGAAGATGATCGTCGGCCGCAGCGGGCGAATCATCGGCGGCGTGACGATCGGCGGCTGTGTCGACGCCCAAGTCGTCGAGGCGGCGGACGCGCTGATGACGGACGGCGGAGCGGGGCAGCGGCTGCTGTCGATCTCGCTCGACGACGACGAAGCGTTCGAGATCGGCCTCACCTGCGGCGGAACGCTCGACGTGCTGCTGACGCGCGTGATTCCGTCGTCGGAGTCGGATCCGACGGTCGCGGCGCACCGGCGCGCGTTGGAGCTTCTCGAGGCCGGCGAGGCCGCGGTCATCGTCACGCCGCTCGACGCGCCGGCCGAAACGCAAACGTTGCCGGCGTCGGAGATCCCTGACGCGGGCACCGATTCGCGCGTTTTTCTCGACCGCGTCGCTCCTCCGCTCACGCTGGTGATCGTCGGCGCGGGTCAGATCGCGATGACGCTCACGCGGCTCGCGCGCGAGTTGGACATGCGCACCGTCGTCGTCGACGGACGGGATCGGTACGCGACCGCCGCGCGATTTCCCGACGCCGGCGAGATTCGCGTCGGCATGCCGTCGGAGATCGTCGCCGAGCTCGCGCCGGGAAAGAATGCCGCCGTCGTGCTCGTGGCGCACGACTATAAGTACGAGCTGCCCGTCCTCCGACAGGTGCTCCGCTCGCCCGTCGGCTACATCGGTCTGCTCGGCAGTCGAAAGCGCGGGGCCGCCGTGCGAGACCTGCTCGCCGCCGAAGGCTTCACGGCAAACGAGCTGGCGCGCGTGCACACGCCGATCGGTCTCGATCTGGGCGGCAAACGTCCGGAGGAGGTCGCGCTGTCGATCCTCGCCGAGGTCGTGGCGGTGCGCAATGGAAAGCGGCCGTGA
- a CDS encoding nucleotidyltransferase family protein, whose product MIIGLLLAAGGGRRFGSQKLAARVHGVPIVASAARSLATLVDKMIVVVGSESRAVIDALDGIDATFVENPRWADGLSTSLRLGVAAAPNETKAIVVALGDQPGIDAAVIRKVVARWRETGCPIVSTRYRGSRGHPVLLGCSVFPEVAAISGDVGARSLIERDPSRVEVVDIDADAPPDVDTPGDLAALDA is encoded by the coding sequence ATGATCATCGGCCTGCTGCTGGCTGCCGGCGGCGGGAGGCGATTCGGATCGCAGAAGCTCGCGGCGCGCGTGCACGGCGTTCCGATCGTCGCGAGCGCGGCCCGGTCGCTGGCGACGCTCGTCGACAAAATGATCGTCGTCGTCGGCTCCGAGTCTCGAGCCGTGATCGACGCGCTCGACGGCATCGACGCGACGTTCGTCGAGAACCCGCGATGGGCCGACGGTTTGTCGACGTCGCTCAGGCTCGGTGTCGCAGCGGCGCCCAACGAGACCAAGGCGATCGTCGTCGCGCTGGGTGATCAACCGGGGATCGACGCGGCCGTCATTCGGAAAGTCGTCGCGCGTTGGCGCGAAACCGGTTGCCCGATCGTTTCCACGCGTTATCGGGGAAGTCGCGGCCACCCGGTGCTGCTCGGCTGCAGCGTCTTCCCGGAGGTCGCGGCAATTTCCGGCGACGTCGGGGCGCGATCGCTCATCGAGCGCGATCCCTCCCGCGTCGAGGTCGTGGACATCGACGCCGACGCTCCGCCCGACGTCGACACACCGGGCGATCTCGCGGCGCTCGACGCGTGA
- the ggt gene encoding gamma-glutamyltransferase, translating into MAGRSTVYAPNGVAATSQPLATSAAIEVMERGGNAIDAAVTAAAVLAVVEPMMTGPGGDMFAIVWSAKEKKLVALNASGRAGSLMTREELLKRGRTRMPTTGVETITVPGAVGGWDALLKKYGTITLEKAVQPAIGYAENGYVVTPVISGDWAGATRRLQSDPGATATFMPGGRTPKAGEWFRNPDMANSLRLIGKEGPAAIYGGELGQKIVARIKELGGFVTLEDLKKNQPTWVTPISTTFKGYRVWELPPNNQGIAVLEMLRILDSYDLKAMGANTTPYLHHLIEAKKLAYADLVRYDGDADHLTIPPSQILSDPFIAERRSHIDEHKAQTHVDPGPARTASETVYLTVADKDGNMVSFINSLFDEFGSGIVVPGTGFALHDRGAGFTMEPNLPNTVAPGKRPFHTLIPGFVTKPGPTSAPDGTGDEPFMSFGLMGGAMQAQGHAQFLINLLVFGMDLQEAMDQGRFRHMDAARVIVEPAIPDGVIAGLKALGHEVSIAKPSQFGGSQAIIKLSHGYAAASDPRKDGHAAGY; encoded by the coding sequence ATGGCCGGACGATCTACCGTCTACGCGCCGAACGGCGTCGCCGCGACGAGCCAGCCGCTCGCCACGAGCGCGGCCATCGAAGTGATGGAACGCGGCGGCAACGCGATCGACGCCGCGGTCACGGCGGCCGCGGTGCTCGCCGTCGTCGAGCCGATGATGACGGGTCCCGGCGGCGACATGTTCGCCATCGTATGGAGCGCGAAGGAGAAGAAGCTCGTCGCGCTCAACGCGAGCGGGCGAGCCGGATCGTTGATGACGCGTGAGGAGTTGCTCAAGCGCGGACGCACGCGAATGCCGACGACCGGCGTCGAGACGATCACCGTGCCGGGCGCCGTCGGCGGCTGGGACGCGCTGCTCAAGAAATACGGAACGATCACGCTCGAGAAGGCCGTGCAGCCCGCGATCGGCTACGCCGAGAATGGATACGTCGTGACGCCCGTGATCTCGGGCGACTGGGCCGGTGCCACGAGGCGGCTCCAGAGCGATCCCGGTGCGACGGCGACGTTCATGCCCGGCGGCCGCACGCCGAAAGCCGGCGAATGGTTCCGCAACCCCGACATGGCGAACTCACTCCGGCTCATAGGCAAGGAAGGTCCGGCGGCGATCTACGGCGGCGAGCTCGGACAGAAGATCGTCGCGCGCATCAAGGAGCTCGGCGGCTTCGTCACGCTCGAGGATCTCAAGAAGAACCAGCCGACGTGGGTCACGCCCATCTCGACGACGTTCAAAGGCTACCGGGTCTGGGAGCTGCCGCCGAACAACCAGGGGATCGCGGTGCTCGAGATGCTGCGGATACTCGATTCCTATGACCTCAAGGCGATGGGCGCGAATACAACGCCTTATTTGCATCACCTGATCGAAGCCAAGAAGCTCGCCTACGCCGATCTCGTGCGCTACGACGGCGACGCAGACCACCTCACGATCCCGCCGAGCCAGATTCTCTCCGATCCGTTCATCGCCGAGCGGCGGAGTCATATCGACGAGCACAAAGCGCAGACGCACGTCGATCCGGGTCCGGCCCGCACGGCGAGCGAGACGGTGTACCTGACCGTCGCCGACAAAGACGGCAACATGGTGTCGTTCATCAACAGCTTGTTCGACGAGTTCGGTTCGGGCATCGTCGTGCCCGGGACCGGGTTCGCGCTTCACGATCGCGGCGCCGGGTTCACGATGGAGCCGAACCTCCCGAACACCGTCGCTCCGGGAAAGCGCCCCTTCCATACCCTCATTCCAGGATTCGTAACGAAGCCCGGTCCGACTTCCGCCCCCGACGGCACGGGCGACGAGCCGTTCATGAGCTTCGGGTTGATGGGCGGCGCGATGCAGGCGCAGGGGCACGCGCAGTTCCTGATCAACCTGCTCGTGTTCGGCATGGACTTGCAGGAGGCGATGGATCAGGGCCGCTTCCGCCATATGGACGCCGCGCGGGTCATCGTGGAGCCGGCGATTCCGGACGGCGTGATCGCCGGCCTCAAGGCACTGGGACACGAAGTGAGCATTGCCAAGCCGTCACAGTTCGGCGGTAGCCAGGCGATCATCAAGCTTTCCCACGGCTACGCCGCGGCCTCGGATCCGCGAAAGGATGGGCACGCCGCTGGATACTAG
- a CDS encoding iron-sulfur cluster assembly scaffold protein: MSAVRAVVLEHFRHPRNRGRLDGADASVEGANPLCGDRVRVELRAEQGTIADARFTADACALCVASASLLTERVRGMRLDAVSSVDERWLFASLEGEPPAPRRKCATLPLDTLRRAAASLHPSAQ; this comes from the coding sequence GTGAGCGCGGTGCGCGCCGTCGTCCTCGAGCATTTTCGGCATCCTCGGAATCGAGGTCGGCTCGACGGCGCGGACGCCTCGGTCGAAGGGGCCAATCCGCTCTGCGGCGATCGCGTGCGCGTCGAGCTTCGCGCGGAGCAAGGCACGATCGCCGACGCGCGGTTCACCGCCGACGCGTGCGCGCTTTGCGTCGCCTCGGCGTCGCTGCTCACCGAGCGCGTGCGAGGAATGCGGCTCGACGCCGTTTCGAGTGTAGACGAGCGATGGCTCTTCGCATCGCTCGAGGGTGAGCCGCCCGCGCCTCGCCGAAAGTGCGCGACCCTGCCGCTCGACACCCTGCGCCGCGCGGCCGCCAGCCTTCACCCGTCGGCGCAATGA